The nucleotide window GGCGGCCATCCTCAATCGTGCCCGCTTTCAACCATTTGTAGATCAGACGTATCAGCCGGCAGTCACCAACTCGATGCGACAGGAAACGAAGCATCCACTCGTGATCGATCTCATCGTAAAACGAGCGAATGTCTGCATCCAGTATCCAGTTGATCTTCCGTTTGTCGATCCCAACCCACAAGGCGTCCAGCGCGTCATGCTGCCCCCTTCCTTGTCGGAACCCGTATGAGAAGCCCAGGAAGTCTTGCTCATCGATCGCGTTTAGAACCGTGGTGACGGCCATCTGCACGACTTTTTCTTCCAGCGCTGCAATGCCGAGAGGACGGAGTCTTCCGTCATTCTTCGGAATGTAGACCCGTCGGGACGGTTGTGCACGATATGCACCGGATTGAATCTCCCGGTGCAGTTCGTACACGCGTCCTTCGAGGTTCTTCTCATAGTCGTACCACGTCACGCCATCCACACCGCTCGCCGCTTGCTTGCGAAGCGCATGGAAGCTCTTCACCAAAAGCGTCGGAGTGATGTGGTGCATCAGCGCCGTGAAACGCATCTTCGGGTCCCGCTTGGCGGCTTCCCGTACACCTTCGATCCCCATCGAAGCGTGTTTTATCCGGCTCTGTGTCCGGCACGCTGGAGTTTCGAAGGCATTCCCTCCGATTACACCCCTTCCCGCCATTGCCTCCGCAGGATCATCTCCCTTGTTCGGCAACTTCTGCGGTACTATGGGCGTATCCGACTTCTCATCAGCGTCGATGACTGGCTTATGGTCAACGACCTTCCCAGTCCCGTCCAGTCCATTCGCACTGGACACTGATGAGATCTCGCTGCTTCCGTATGAAAGACTTCCCGGCATGCACAGGGTCTCCGACCGCGCGGGATCGGTGCATGGCTTGCGATTGACGCCATGCACCGTGTTGCCTTCCGCTTCGCTTAACAGCGTCGGCATCCCGAATTGATCATTTCGCGGCTCTATGGCCGGCCTGCCGGTTTCCCCTGTCAACGCTTTTCAATTGCATGGCGTGAATGCACGAGCAGCCGGTGCTTCGCAAGAAGTTATCACGCAGGGAAATGGTGAAATTCTTGGAGGAGACGCCGCCTACCACTATTGCGCTTGAGGCGTGCGGCGGTTCGCATTACCGGGCGAGGTTGCTAAGCTCGTTCGGGCACGAGGTGAAGCTGATCGCGCCGCAACTGGCAAAACCTTACATCAAGCGCGGCAAAGAACGATGCAGCGGATGCAGAAGCATTGTGCGAGGCGATGAGCAGGCCGACCATGCGCTTCGTGCCGGTGAAGACTGCCGATCAGCAGGCAGCCTTGATGCTGGTCGGCGCGAGGGAATGATTGATCCCCAATCGCACCCAGCTGCTAATGCTAACCGGACGTGATTTTGCCGCCTGGATCGGCCTAGATCATTCGACGGCCGGCAAAGTCAGGCTCGGTGTAATCACCCGCGCCGGTGATGAGATGTTGCGCAGTGGTGACGGGCGCACCTGCTCTGTTCGCACAGGACGAAGTAAAATGCTTCTCACTGGCTTCTTTCGCTCTTCCGACGCAAGAACCCGAAATGGTCGCGGTGGCACTGGCCAACAAGATCGCCCGGGCGCCTGGAGCCTGATGGTCAGCGGGGAAGCGTACCGGAGACAACCCCAAGATATCCCGCAGGCCGCAGGGCTAGTGATGGCCCGTCGCGGTGAGCAAGATAACGACCGCTACTGTGTTGAGCTGATGCGATGGTGAACTTGCAAGAAGAATGCAGATGGTGTGATCGATCGATCCAAGACGCGTGATGCTCCGTTTGTCCCACTGGCCGTTAAAGGTCGATAATGTGTTTGGAACTCGCGTCTCGGAA belongs to Rhizobium favelukesii and includes:
- a CDS encoding reverse transcriptase domain-containing protein, which codes for MPTLLSEAEGNTVHGVNRKPCTDPARSETLCMPGSLSYGSSEISSVSSANGLDGTGKVVDHKPVIDADEKSDTPIVPQKLPNKGDDPAEAMAGRGVIGGNAFETPACRTQSRIKHASMGIEGVREAAKRDPKMRFTALMHHITPTLLVKSFHALRKQAASGVDGVTWYDYEKNLEGRVYELHREIQSGAYRAQPSRRVYIPKNDGRLRPLGIAALEEKVVQMAVTTVLNAIDEQDFLGFSYGFRQGRGQHDALDALWVGIDKRKINWILDADIRSFYDEIDHEWMLRFLSHRVGDCRLIRLIYKWLKAGTIEDGRRVASTRGTPQGSVITPRTQKVISAVRPECAI